A stretch of the Marivirga tractuosa DSM 4126 genome encodes the following:
- a CDS encoding alpha/beta hydrolase-fold protein: protein MKHYIYLLVLIGSILMVNQPAIAQTTESQTEQFQNRIVDSIFSKTLGESRDFWVRLPDNFQPDNDEKYAVIYLMDGFSLESTLEAVYGNYWGHYLPHMILVGVSNRKNRTRDLTTSQIKMRRGSAFDYETGGAETFTKFMEEELIPYIDSKYPTIAYRTLIGHSHAGQFTINMLVNHAHLFENYIAIDPTLDWDNQKLLKQAKEKFKMEDYNGKSLFVSLAAEMLHIQNESITIDNVMSDTSEFSLPARSIIEFSQLAKSQNQLNFSRKVYHEDLHGTVPLPTIRDGLIFLFQWYQFKSPQKFNNPETPIEELVSLLKEQEQIYTEHFGVPTAPMVDEMLNGYGYMNMQMGQPEKAFMFFEMNIKQNPNSANAYDSMAEYYESQNDKENALKYLNKAFELSGKDYYKERIEALNKK from the coding sequence ATGAAACATTACATCTACTTATTAGTACTTATCGGATCGATTTTAATGGTCAATCAACCTGCAATTGCACAAACAACTGAGTCCCAAACAGAGCAATTTCAAAATCGAATAGTGGATTCCATATTTTCTAAAACTTTAGGTGAAAGTCGTGACTTTTGGGTAAGATTACCAGATAATTTTCAGCCAGATAATGATGAAAAATACGCCGTGATTTATCTAATGGATGGATTTTCACTAGAAAGCACTTTGGAAGCTGTTTATGGTAATTATTGGGGGCATTACCTACCACATATGATACTTGTTGGGGTTTCTAATCGCAAGAACCGAACAAGAGATTTAACTACTTCGCAGATAAAAATGAGACGCGGCAGTGCATTTGATTATGAAACTGGAGGTGCAGAAACCTTTACTAAATTTATGGAAGAGGAACTCATCCCATATATTGATAGTAAGTATCCAACTATAGCCTACCGTACATTAATTGGTCATTCCCATGCAGGGCAGTTTACCATAAATATGTTGGTTAACCATGCACATCTCTTTGAAAATTATATAGCCATAGATCCAACTTTGGATTGGGACAACCAAAAATTATTAAAGCAAGCTAAAGAAAAATTTAAAATGGAAGATTACAATGGGAAATCGCTTTTTGTTTCACTTGCTGCAGAGATGTTACATATACAAAATGAAAGTATAACTATTGATAATGTAATGAGTGACACTTCAGAATTCTCATTGCCTGCACGTTCTATAATAGAATTCTCCCAACTTGCGAAGAGCCAAAATCAATTAAACTTTTCAAGGAAGGTTTATCATGAGGATTTACATGGTACTGTGCCTCTACCAACAATAAGAGATGGGCTGATTTTTCTTTTTCAATGGTATCAGTTCAAATCTCCTCAAAAATTTAATAATCCAGAGACACCTATAGAAGAATTGGTTTCGCTATTGAAGGAGCAGGAACAAATCTATACCGAACATTTTGGTGTTCCCACTGCACCAATGGTAGACGAAATGTTAAATGGTTACGGCTATATGAATATGCAAATGGGACAGCCTGAAAAAGCTTTCATGTTTTTTGAAATGAACATTAAACAAAATCCAAATAGTGCAAATGCCTATGATTCGATGGCTGAGTATTATGAATCTCAAAACGACAAAGAGAATGCCTTAAAATACTTAAACAAGGCCTTTGAATTAAGTGGTAAAGATTACTATAAAGAAAGAATTGAAGCACTAAATAAAAAATAA
- a CDS encoding alpha/beta hydrolase-fold protein: protein MNKNIIAVLLLLIGINQVKSQDAGQIVIGTKHSLRSNILNEDRAYWVSIPDSYHDKASSHKRYPVIIVLDGNSHFKPIAGIVNYMSSDAYRSLTIPEMIVVGIQNVDRRRDYTPDKVITVRKNNTGGGDSFLSFLEEELIPELDQKFRTSPYRMLFGHSLGGLLATHTYMKEKTVFNSFIAVDPSFGTWDSETMDKKLDSMTERPFERFIYIATANWGKRNIRNRDRHVRLYEALNSKCKGELPAKLEYFDNEDHSSVPIIAFHNGISAIFKGYGISYRDVKDKDQLTRHFQTLSKRLSWDFQPPEYLVNQLGYRMIRSGNDEDKAKALEFFTLNVENYPKSSNSYDSLGEAYEILGDTQKAIANYEKSLELNPSNEHARVKIKELSKIK from the coding sequence ATGAATAAAAATATCATTGCAGTACTACTTTTACTAATAGGTATTAATCAGGTAAAATCACAAGATGCTGGACAAATTGTAATCGGCACAAAACATTCACTTAGGTCTAATATCTTGAATGAAGATAGAGCGTATTGGGTTAGTATTCCTGATTCATACCATGATAAAGCATCATCCCACAAGAGATACCCAGTGATTATTGTACTTGATGGAAACTCGCACTTTAAGCCCATAGCAGGAATCGTAAACTACATGAGTTCTGATGCGTATAGAAGCTTGACAATTCCAGAAATGATTGTGGTGGGTATTCAAAATGTTGATAGAAGAAGAGACTACACGCCAGACAAAGTCATTACAGTTAGAAAGAATAATACAGGTGGCGGAGATAGCTTTCTGAGTTTTTTGGAAGAGGAACTTATACCTGAACTAGATCAAAAGTTTAGGACTAGTCCATATAGAATGCTTTTTGGACATTCCTTAGGAGGTTTGTTGGCCACTCATACCTATATGAAAGAAAAGACAGTTTTCAATTCATTTATTGCAGTTGACCCAAGTTTTGGGACGTGGGATTCAGAAACCATGGACAAAAAATTAGATTCAATGACAGAACGACCATTTGAAAGATTTATCTACATTGCTACTGCTAATTGGGGTAAAAGGAATATCAGAAATCGTGATCGGCATGTACGGTTATATGAAGCATTGAATAGCAAATGCAAAGGCGAATTGCCTGCAAAATTAGAATACTTTGATAATGAAGACCATAGCTCAGTTCCAATCATTGCTTTTCATAATGGAATCTCTGCAATTTTTAAAGGCTATGGGATTTCCTATCGTGATGTGAAAGATAAAGATCAACTAACTAGGCATTTTCAAACACTTTCTAAGCGACTTTCATGGGACTTCCAACCTCCTGAATATCTTGTAAACCAATTAGGTTACAGAATGATACGAAGTGGAAATGATGAAGACAAAGCCAAGGCATTAGAATTCTTCACATTGAATGTAGAAAACTACCCTAAATCATCTAATTCCTATGATAGTCTGGGAGAAGCTTATGAAATATTAGGTGATACTCAAAAAGCCATCGCAAATTATGAAAAATCTCTTGAGCTAAACCCTAGTAATGAACACGCCAGAGTGAAAATAAAAGAATTAAGCAAGATAAAATAA
- a CDS encoding CPBP family intramembrane glutamic endopeptidase yields MLENLSERKEAWKTIFLFLALVFALTSPFHYAIVKLYPSRIYVGAIMWCPAIAAFITLKIKGRKISSLNWNWGNWKYIRWSYFIPAIYGLITYILIWSFGFGSLANEEVIIDWGKELGLFGIGTLNPTAITIIAIILIGTVEVIRASATTLGEEIGWRGFFIYELRKVLSFTGVSIFSGFIWAAWHWPLLVYYSNNVLLEFITFFIVIISMSFIMTYYTFKSKSLWPAVIFHAVSNVYIQKLLPPLTMKTVGTEHWLGENGIMFAIVTCVFAIYFWRKAIKDKL; encoded by the coding sequence ATGCTAGAAAATTTATCGGAACGTAAAGAAGCCTGGAAAACGATCTTTCTATTTCTCGCTCTCGTATTTGCGCTTACTTCACCTTTCCATTATGCCATTGTAAAATTATATCCATCGCGGATATATGTTGGAGCAATCATGTGGTGTCCTGCTATTGCTGCATTTATTACCTTAAAAATAAAAGGGCGTAAAATTTCATCTTTAAATTGGAATTGGGGAAATTGGAAATATATCCGATGGTCTTATTTCATTCCTGCCATATATGGCTTAATCACTTATATACTAATCTGGAGTTTCGGATTTGGAAGTTTAGCCAATGAAGAAGTAATTATAGACTGGGGAAAAGAACTTGGTTTGTTTGGAATAGGAACATTAAATCCAACGGCAATAACAATAATAGCCATTATTTTAATAGGTACTGTAGAAGTAATAAGAGCCTCAGCAACAACTTTAGGAGAAGAAATTGGGTGGAGAGGTTTTTTTATCTATGAATTGAGAAAGGTACTTTCATTTACTGGTGTATCTATTTTTAGTGGATTTATTTGGGCTGCTTGGCACTGGCCGCTGCTTGTTTACTATAGTAATAATGTGCTATTGGAATTTATAACATTCTTTATAGTAATTATTTCTATGTCATTTATTATGACATACTACACTTTTAAATCTAAAAGCCTATGGCCAGCAGTAATTTTTCACGCAGTAAGCAATGTGTATATTCAAAAATTATTACCACCTCTAACAATGAAAACTGTTGGAACTGAACATTGGCTTGGTGAAAACGGAATTATGTTTGCAATTGTGACTTGCGTTTTTGCAATTTACTTTTGGAGAAAAGCAATTAAAGATAAATTGTAA
- a CDS encoding DUF4386 family protein, with translation MNEKELQKIGGACAIFEGLIYIVAFIIYGAILVYPDATASANERLNFLTENHLTFSLLTFTSYILFGIVLVVLVIAIHHRLKTYSLISSQLTSVFGVIWAGLVIAGGMIDNISLNAIIEMGSKEPENAMLVFSATNIITEGLGGGNEIVGGIWVLLLSLAALKGHLFSKPLIFLGILVGVAGILTIYPLDIFTEVFGIGQIFWFLWIGIFMIRNPLIEKTN, from the coding sequence ATGAATGAAAAAGAACTACAAAAAATAGGTGGGGCTTGCGCAATTTTTGAGGGACTTATATATATCGTTGCCTTTATTATTTACGGAGCTATACTAGTATATCCAGATGCTACTGCCAGTGCAAATGAAAGACTTAACTTCCTAACAGAGAATCACCTGACTTTTTCATTATTGACTTTTACCAGCTATATTTTATTTGGGATAGTATTGGTAGTATTGGTTATTGCAATCCACCATCGATTAAAAACTTATTCACTAATTAGTTCACAACTAACATCTGTTTTTGGTGTAATTTGGGCTGGGTTGGTTATTGCAGGTGGGATGATAGATAATATAAGTCTCAACGCTATCATTGAAATGGGAAGTAAAGAGCCTGAAAATGCAATGTTAGTTTTTTCCGCTACTAATATCATTACAGAAGGGCTTGGTGGTGGAAATGAAATAGTTGGAGGAATTTGGGTATTATTATTAAGTCTAGCTGCCTTGAAAGGGCATTTGTTTTCTAAACCACTAATTTTTTTGGGTATTCTAGTTGGAGTAGCAGGAATATTAACAATTTATCCATTAGATATTTTTACAGAGGTTTTTGGAATTGGTCAAATATTTTGGTTTTTATGGATTGGAATATTTATGATACGAAATCCATTGATAGAAAAGACTAATTAA
- a CDS encoding serine hydrolase: MLKKTLIIGSAIILILSAGFGVAFFMVKPDKERIVDFIRGNPDRISISLSQNEKVLAEHNEIKMLPLASTVKIIIAIEYAYQAAEGKLNPDQKLSVSDLKKYHYPATDGGAHRAWLNNLELEKDSSVSLWEIAKGMINYSSNANTEYLIDLLGLENINSRIKLLGIEKHDSIYYLVSSLFIRDYLFPEKSTIEAIESIRDLSDGEYRKASTQIHKKLKNGTFENDSLNDFGLAVQKVWSDRLPASTAKEYRKLMEKLNTKSVLPKEVHQHLDPILEFVMENPLNQEWLKHSGSKGGSTASLLTKALYATDKEGNRINLSYCLSDLSALETVQLQMSMNAFELAILQEEEFRMQMREVLNALN, encoded by the coding sequence ATGCTTAAAAAAACACTAATAATAGGTAGTGCTATTATTTTAATCCTTTCTGCAGGTTTTGGAGTAGCGTTCTTTATGGTAAAGCCTGATAAAGAGCGGATTGTAGATTTCATTAGAGGAAATCCAGACCGAATTTCGATCAGTTTAAGTCAAAACGAAAAGGTGCTGGCAGAGCATAATGAAATTAAAATGCTGCCGCTTGCCAGCACTGTGAAAATAATTATTGCAATAGAATATGCCTATCAAGCTGCGGAGGGAAAATTGAATCCCGATCAAAAACTCTCAGTTTCAGATTTGAAAAAGTATCATTATCCAGCGACAGATGGCGGTGCTCATAGAGCCTGGCTTAACAATCTTGAACTAGAAAAAGATAGCAGTGTTTCATTGTGGGAAATAGCGAAGGGTATGATCAATTATAGCTCTAACGCTAATACCGAATACTTGATTGATTTACTAGGGTTAGAAAATATCAATAGCCGAATCAAGCTTCTGGGAATAGAAAAACATGATTCTATTTATTATTTGGTTTCCTCTCTGTTTATAAGAGACTATCTGTTTCCTGAAAAAAGTACTATTGAGGCCATTGAAAGCATTAGAGATTTAAGTGATGGAGAGTATCGAAAAGCAAGCACGCAAATCCATAAAAAGCTAAAAAATGGGACTTTCGAAAATGATAGTCTTAACGATTTCGGATTGGCTGTTCAGAAAGTATGGTCTGATCGCTTACCTGCTTCAACCGCTAAAGAATACAGGAAATTAATGGAGAAGCTCAATACTAAATCAGTTTTGCCTAAAGAAGTGCATCAACACCTTGATCCGATTTTAGAATTTGTCATGGAAAACCCACTTAATCAAGAGTGGCTTAAGCATTCAGGATCCAAAGGGGGTTCGACTGCCTCATTATTGACAAAGGCATTGTATGCAACCGATAAGGAAGGAAATAGAATTAATTTGAGTTACTGTTTAAGTGATTTGTCCGCTCTTGAGACTGTACAATTGCAGATGAGTATGAATGCTTTTGAACTGGCAATATTACAGGAAGAAGAATTTAGAATGCAAATGAGAGAAGTTTTGAATGCGCTTAATTAA
- a CDS encoding serine hydrolase domain-containing protein — MRISLILFVSSILLSCSSEAQIYPDINWATHQNPVEAGWGDADSRTFTRYIIDSTYITGLVIIHKGQVVLEFGDLEENSYIASCRKSVLAILYGKYVENGVIDLDKSLKELKIEDHTPFLELEQSATIKDLISARSGVFLPGSNGGDFRRLAPERGSVKPGSYWLYSNWDFNLAGYIFEQETNRNIYDEIEAQLVEPLEMQDWDRSLQIKNGNLEVSKFPAYHIWLSTRDMARLGLLMLRKGKWKEKQVVPQNWVEEMITQRTSHLEAQKNAPVLKEDGLDLGYGYMWWLIENTEDSRLKNAYSAQGALGQNITVYPEIDVVLAFKTKSDYRRRNSIQTQMNVIRKAVEIYNPN; from the coding sequence ATGAGAATCAGTTTAATATTATTTGTATCATCCATTTTATTAAGCTGTTCTAGTGAAGCTCAAATTTATCCAGACATAAATTGGGCAACTCATCAAAATCCGGTGGAAGCAGGTTGGGGTGATGCAGATAGTAGAACTTTCACTCGCTATATAATTGATAGCACCTATATTACTGGACTGGTCATTATTCATAAAGGACAGGTTGTACTTGAATTCGGGGATTTAGAAGAAAACAGCTATATCGCATCATGTAGAAAAAGTGTATTGGCTATTCTTTATGGGAAATATGTGGAAAATGGAGTCATTGACCTTGATAAGTCACTTAAAGAATTGAAAATTGAAGACCATACTCCATTTCTTGAACTTGAACAATCAGCAACTATCAAAGACTTAATATCAGCACGTTCAGGAGTTTTCTTACCTGGCTCAAATGGTGGTGATTTCAGAAGACTTGCACCTGAAAGAGGATCTGTTAAACCCGGTAGTTATTGGCTATACAGTAATTGGGATTTTAATTTGGCCGGATATATTTTCGAACAAGAAACGAATCGAAATATCTATGATGAAATAGAGGCACAGTTAGTAGAACCTCTTGAAATGCAAGACTGGGATAGATCTTTGCAAATAAAAAATGGAAATCTGGAAGTGTCGAAGTTTCCAGCCTATCATATATGGTTATCGACAAGAGATATGGCTCGTTTAGGTTTGTTGATGTTGAGAAAAGGTAAGTGGAAAGAAAAGCAAGTTGTACCACAGAATTGGGTAGAGGAAATGATTACTCAAAGAACCTCCCATCTTGAAGCCCAGAAAAATGCCCCTGTTCTAAAAGAAGACGGCCTTGATCTTGGATATGGGTATATGTGGTGGTTAATAGAAAACACAGAAGACTCTAGGCTAAAAAATGCTTATTCAGCTCAAGGTGCATTAGGACAAAACATTACTGTATATCCAGAAATAGATGTTGTTCTAGCTTTTAAAACAAAAAGCGATTATAGACGGAGAAATAGCATTCAAACACAAATGAATGTGATAAGAAAGGCGGTTGAAATCTACAATCCTAATTAA
- a CDS encoding Crp/Fnr family transcriptional regulator codes for MTDSVIDYFKKITNLSSEESKILSESMLLKTFEKGSFLIKEGQYENESFLVMKGLVRQYKNVDGNDVTTNFFTEEQWIINFETVEGKSISKYNLLCVEDTTVVIGDEKKAVKLFQQFPKFERVSRQIMETVFKEQQEQMVSHLTDKPENRYLKLLAARPDIFQRVAQYDIASYIGVKPESLSRIRKKLAQKS; via the coding sequence ATGACCGATAGCGTAATAGATTATTTTAAAAAGATTACTAATCTTTCATCTGAGGAAAGTAAAATTCTTTCAGAAAGCATGTTGCTTAAAACTTTTGAGAAAGGGAGCTTCTTAATCAAAGAGGGACAATACGAAAACGAGAGTTTTCTTGTCATGAAAGGGCTGGTTAGACAATATAAAAATGTTGATGGCAATGACGTTACCACTAATTTCTTTACCGAAGAACAATGGATCATCAATTTTGAAACGGTGGAAGGTAAATCAATTTCCAAGTATAACTTGTTGTGTGTGGAAGATACCACAGTAGTCATAGGTGATGAGAAAAAAGCCGTTAAATTATTTCAACAGTTTCCGAAATTCGAAAGGGTTTCTCGTCAAATAATGGAGACTGTCTTTAAGGAGCAACAAGAACAGATGGTCTCTCATCTTACTGATAAGCCAGAAAACCGATACTTAAAGCTTTTGGCTGCAAGACCAGATATTTTCCAAAGAGTAGCACAATACGATATTGCCTCATATATTGGTGTTAAGCCTGAATCTCTTAGTAGGATAAGAAAAAAATTAGCGCAAAAGTCTTAA
- a CDS encoding NAD(P)-dependent alcohol dehydrogenase, whose translation MRAIECLKYGGPENLVLTEFEKPTPKDNEVLIKIKATSVTTSDVLIRRLNEPAVPRFILQMIFGFGKPRNPILGMVSSGIIEAKGKEVSKFNVGDEVFAYGSVSPTKRHFGSYAEYICLPQDWNIAHKPKNKSFQESAAIPYGGLLASHLLKKTSIKNGDKVLIYGASGSIGTMAIQLAKHAGAHVTSVCSSKNFDLVKSLGSDEVIDYRVDNAESQLSTYKYVIDAVGNNKSSALKEASKKAVTSEGKYISIDHGTPLTPEEAFMNLKSLAEQDKITAVIDRVYPLDKIAEAHEYVEMGHKRGNVIITV comes from the coding sequence ATGAGAGCAATTGAATGTTTAAAGTATGGGGGTCCTGAAAACTTAGTATTAACGGAATTTGAGAAGCCAACACCAAAGGATAATGAAGTACTTATAAAAATCAAAGCTACCTCGGTAACAACCAGCGATGTTCTTATTCGAAGACTGAATGAACCAGCCGTTCCGAGATTTATTCTGCAGATGATTTTTGGTTTCGGTAAACCAAGAAACCCAATTTTGGGAATGGTGTCTTCGGGTATTATTGAAGCCAAGGGGAAGGAAGTAAGCAAGTTTAATGTAGGCGATGAGGTCTTTGCATATGGTTCAGTTTCACCAACAAAACGTCATTTTGGTTCTTATGCAGAGTACATCTGCTTGCCTCAGGACTGGAACATTGCACACAAACCAAAGAACAAAAGTTTTCAAGAATCAGCAGCCATTCCTTATGGTGGATTACTTGCTTCTCATTTATTGAAGAAGACTTCCATTAAAAATGGAGACAAAGTACTGATATATGGCGCTTCGGGTAGTATTGGAACCATGGCGATTCAATTGGCAAAGCATGCTGGGGCGCACGTCACAAGTGTTTGCAGCAGCAAAAACTTTGATTTAGTGAAGTCTTTGGGTAGCGATGAAGTGATTGACTATAGGGTAGATAATGCCGAATCGCAACTTTCAACATACAAATATGTTATTGATGCCGTAGGTAACAATAAGTCTTCGGCACTCAAAGAAGCAAGTAAAAAAGCAGTGACATCTGAAGGAAAATACATCTCCATCGATCATGGAACGCCATTAACTCCTGAAGAGGCATTCATGAATTTAAAATCCTTGGCGGAGCAAGACAAGATCACAGCTGTCATTGACCGAGTTTATCCCTTGGATAAAATAGCGGAAGCACATGAATATGTGGAAATGGGACATAAACGAGGGAATGTGATTATAACTGTGTAA